From the Chitinolyticbacter meiyuanensis genome, one window contains:
- a CDS encoding alpha/beta hydrolase, which produces MRRLIHQLTMTLLLLTTPALHAVAADWAVEATTERYSMTPGARRIADLHYGPSAAETYDVYLPQTPQQAPLLVMVHGGAWRHGDKAMRPVVQHKVARWVPRGAVVVSINYPMLPQAMAFEQAQAVARAIAAIQRRAGEWGAEGEQVILMGHSAGAHLVALLSANPALVTAAGGQRWRGTVVLDSAALDIVTTMQRRHYRFYDPAFGSDPAYWRQASPLLQLSRLSIPMLVSCSNRRPDRPCDGAEAFVHRARELGVAATVLPQPFSHRGMNEQVGEAGAYTEAIEAFMAKTALGWRRILAGR; this is translated from the coding sequence ATGCGCCGTCTGATCCATCAGCTGACTATGACACTGTTGTTGCTTACAACGCCAGCGCTACATGCGGTAGCGGCGGATTGGGCGGTCGAAGCAACGACCGAACGCTATTCGATGACGCCCGGCGCGCGCCGCATTGCCGATCTGCATTACGGTCCTTCCGCTGCCGAAACCTATGATGTCTACCTGCCGCAGACGCCGCAACAGGCTCCCCTGCTGGTGATGGTGCATGGCGGCGCCTGGCGCCACGGCGACAAGGCGATGCGGCCAGTGGTGCAGCACAAGGTGGCGCGTTGGGTGCCACGCGGCGCGGTGGTCGTTTCCATCAACTACCCGATGCTGCCGCAGGCGATGGCCTTCGAGCAGGCGCAGGCCGTGGCCCGGGCCATTGCTGCCATCCAGCGGCGGGCGGGCGAATGGGGCGCGGAAGGCGAGCAGGTCATCCTGATGGGCCATTCAGCCGGCGCCCATCTGGTGGCCTTGCTGTCGGCCAATCCGGCGCTGGTGACCGCTGCAGGCGGCCAGCGCTGGCGCGGCACCGTGGTGCTCGATTCCGCCGCGCTCGACATCGTCACCACCATGCAACGCCGGCACTACCGCTTCTACGATCCCGCTTTTGGCAGCGATCCAGCCTACTGGCGCCAGGCGTCGCCGTTGCTGCAGCTGTCGCGCTTATCGATCCCGATGCTGGTGAGTTGCTCCAACCGCCGCCCGGACCGGCCATGCGACGGCGCGGAAGCCTTTGTTCATCGGGCCAGGGAATTGGGCGTTGCAGCGACGGTGTTGCCGCAGCCGTTCAGTCATCGCGGGATGAACGAGCAGGTCGGGGAGGCGGGGGCGTATACCGAGGCGATCGAGGCGTTCATGGCAAAAACGGCCCTCGGGTGGCGGCGCATCTTGGCGGGGCGCTGA